CTGCTGCCCCGCCCGCGAAGTAACCTGACGACTGTGAAGCTGCTGGGCCGCAAGAAGGGCGATCAAGGGGGCGATCGAACGGGCACAGTGGTACCGGACACGCCCGGCGACAGTGTCGGTGCGGCCCGCAGTTCGGCCCCTGCCTCGAGCGCGTCGCGTACCACCGGCCCCAAGGGGCGACCCACACCCAAGCGCAGCGAGGCCACCCGGCGCCAAAAGGGCCCGGTTGTACCGGCACCCATGACGGCCTCGGAGGCGCGGGCCCGGCGCAAGACGTTGGCCGGCCCCAAACCCAGCCGCGAGGAACGTCGGGCCGAACGAGCGGCGAGCCGGGCCCGGATGACGGAACGGCGCGAGCGCATGATGGCCGGCGAAGAGGCCTACCTGCTGCCCCGCGACCAGGGCCCGATACGCCGTTACGTCCGCGACGTGGTTGACTCCCGGCGCAACGTGCTTGGCTTGTTCATGCCGTCGGCCCTGGCGTTGCTGTTCGCCATGTTCGCCGTCCCGCAGGTGCAGTTGTATATGTCCCCCGTGATGCTGGCGCTGATGGCGCTGATGTCGGTCGACGCCATCATTTTGGGCCGCAAGGTGAGCAAGCTGGTCGACGCGAAGTTCCCGAACAACACCGAAAGCCGCTGGAAGCTGGGGCTTTACGCGGCCGGCCGGGCTTCGCAGATGCGCCGGATGCGGGCTCCCCGACCGCAAGTCCAGCGCGGCAGCGGTGTCGGCTAGCAGTCGCCCGGGAAGGCTGACCCTCAATGCGCACCCTGGTACTCGGCGGGATCAGGTCGGGTAAATCCCGGTGGGCGGAGGAAGCCATCGCCCAGTCACTGGCACCCGGCCAGCCGGCCCGCTACCTGGCCTCCGGGCTGTCCGCCCACACCGACCCCGACTGGGCGCGACGTGTCGCCGCGCACCGCGACCGTCGACCCGAACACTGGTCGACGGTCGAAACCGACGACATCGCGACCCATTTGCGGCAGTCGCCGGACATCCCGACGCTCGTGGACGACCTGGGCGCCTGGCTGACCAGGACCCTGGACCGCGACCACGCGTGGGACGACGGATCGGCGGCGGTCCCCCTGCCAGAAACGGATGAGCTGCTCGCCGCGGTCGGCGAGTTTCTGTCAACGCTGGTGCTGGTCAGCCCCGAGGTCGGTCTGACGGTGGTGCCCACCACCGCGTCAGGGCGCAGATTCGCCGACGAGCTGGGCGCCCTCAACCAGCGAATGGCCGCGTTGTGCGACCGGGTGGTGCTGGTGGTGGCCGGGCAGGCCGTCTCGATCAAGCCGTCGCCATCATGATCGAATTCGCGCCGGTCTCGCCGCCCGATTGGGACGCGGAAACCGCCGCCCGGGCCCGCCAGGACACCCTGACGAAACCGCGGGGCTCGCTGGGCCGCCTCGAGGAGCTGTCGGTCTGGATCGCGTCGTGCCAGGGGCGCTGCCCACCGCGCCAGTTCGAACGGGCGCGGGTGGTGGTGTTCGCCGGCGACCACGGTGTCGCGCGCTCC
This is a stretch of genomic DNA from Mycobacterium lacus. It encodes these proteins:
- a CDS encoding DUF3043 domain-containing protein gives rise to the protein MVPDTPGDSVGAARSSAPASSASRTTGPKGRPTPKRSEATRRQKGPVVPAPMTASEARARRKTLAGPKPSREERRAERAASRARMTERRERMMAGEEAYLLPRDQGPIRRYVRDVVDSRRNVLGLFMPSALALLFAMFAVPQVQLYMSPVMLALMALMSVDAIILGRKVSKLVDAKFPNNTESRWKLGLYAAGRASQMRRMRAPRPQVQRGSGVG
- a CDS encoding bifunctional adenosylcobinamide kinase/adenosylcobinamide-phosphate guanylyltransferase yields the protein MRTLVLGGIRSGKSRWAEEAIAQSLAPGQPARYLASGLSAHTDPDWARRVAAHRDRRPEHWSTVETDDIATHLRQSPDIPTLVDDLGAWLTRTLDRDHAWDDGSAAVPLPETDELLAAVGEFLSTLVLVSPEVGLTVVPTTASGRRFADELGALNQRMAALCDRVVLVVAGQAVSIKPSPS